Proteins encoded by one window of Geobacter sp. DSM 9736:
- a CDS encoding DUF4112 domain-containing protein, which yields MKPTEREKARKRLDRLAWLTDNSIPLPGLDARIGFEPVIGLIPWFGDALGAILSGYIISEAARLGAPKSVLLKMTFNVAVDTLVGALPGLGDLFDFVWKANQRNVRLLERYIERPRKTVVASRLFMAFIILLLVALVVLTALAGFWLVQALWRAVT from the coding sequence ATGAAGCCTACGGAAAGGGAAAAGGCGAGAAAACGCCTCGACAGGCTGGCTTGGCTCACAGACAATTCCATTCCCCTACCGGGGCTCGATGCCAGAATCGGATTCGAACCCGTGATCGGCCTAATCCCCTGGTTCGGTGACGCCTTAGGGGCTATCCTCTCAGGTTACATCATTTCCGAAGCAGCCCGCCTCGGAGCGCCTAAGTCGGTCCTACTCAAGATGACCTTTAATGTTGCTGTCGATACACTGGTAGGTGCGCTCCCCGGACTCGGAGATCTCTTCGATTTCGTGTGGAAAGCCAATCAGCGCAATGTCCGTCTTCTTGAGAGGTACATCGAGAGGCCACGAAAGACGGTCGTCGCCAGCCGTCTATTCATGGCTTTTATCATTCTGCTCCTGGTGGCGTTAGTGGTGCTTACGGCACTGGCGGGGTTCTGGCTCGTGCAGGCACTCTGGCGGGCAGTTACCTGA
- a CDS encoding transglycosylase domain-containing protein encodes MSAAAVCLVLLLLLASSGVSQEPVATHPILPARYSSIKVFDREGRFVGRIIPEKRYWVPIQRIPDFLLNAVVAVEDARFYEHNGIDIRGIARALVKDVVKGKLVEGGSTITQQLIKNRHLSGVKTIDRKLTEGRMALEYERKYSKKQILEMYLNEIYYGNGAWGIAQAARIYFDKSPQELSESECAILAGIPKNPGRYNPLGKPEEVARRRDIVLSRMVDVGMLSARQKQKVRSHPASVIRQGQAPYYVAHIRNKLIERFGPQVIEQGGLEVTAALDLNLQKLAEKTLRDGLKRVSADVQGALLCLDPATGDVLAAVGGTDFARNPYNRAFHARRQAGSAIKPFIYAAALEKGITAGSIWNDTPVSYSRGNSQSWKPLNYGRELYGDLPLRQALAYSNNVIAVKLLEAVGVQDFSDLAERVGLSPRAPYDLSLALGTQDVTLSDLVSAYSPLANGGIRTEGRSIIRIYDTHRKTWTENPASKTPALSPAAAYVTTRMLEDVMIHGTAKSLKNFNRERPSAGKTGTTDDYRDAWFIGYTPQVVTGVWVGYDKPRPGGKGFTGGAVAAPIWERFMRGALAGKPAADFTRPEGVVTATIDPATGYLAAPECSEKRDEFFLTGTEPTGYCPKHGGEIPAQSPAAPLLEPDTSPELEGTMPLRRTNQPQKLQQEQHPHRLSPAPGKQDSSL; translated from the coding sequence ATTTCAGCTGCTGCCGTTTGCCTTGTTCTGCTTCTTCTTCTAGCCTCGTCGGGGGTCTCCCAGGAGCCGGTGGCGACGCATCCGATACTTCCGGCACGGTACTCCTCCATCAAGGTCTTCGATCGGGAAGGCCGGTTTGTCGGGCGGATCATCCCGGAGAAAAGGTACTGGGTCCCCATACAGCGGATTCCCGATTTTCTGCTGAATGCAGTAGTCGCCGTCGAGGACGCACGGTTCTACGAGCATAACGGAATCGACATCCGCGGAATCGCGCGGGCGCTCGTGAAGGACGTGGTTAAGGGTAAGCTCGTGGAGGGGGGGTCCACCATCACGCAGCAGCTCATCAAGAACAGGCACCTTTCCGGCGTCAAGACCATCGACAGGAAGCTTACCGAAGGCCGCATGGCCCTCGAGTACGAGCGCAAATACAGCAAGAAACAGATCCTCGAGATGTATCTGAACGAGATCTACTACGGGAACGGCGCGTGGGGAATCGCCCAGGCCGCCCGCATTTACTTCGACAAGAGCCCCCAGGAGCTTTCGGAATCCGAATGTGCGATCCTTGCCGGTATTCCCAAGAACCCCGGCAGGTACAATCCCCTCGGAAAGCCGGAGGAGGTAGCCCGGCGCAGGGATATCGTCCTCAGCCGCATGGTCGATGTCGGAATGCTAAGCGCGCGGCAGAAGCAGAAGGTGCGGTCTCATCCGGCTTCCGTTATAAGGCAGGGGCAGGCCCCGTACTATGTGGCCCACATCCGGAACAAGCTGATCGAACGTTTTGGTCCCCAGGTTATCGAGCAGGGGGGGCTGGAAGTAACCGCGGCCCTTGATCTGAACCTGCAGAAGCTCGCGGAGAAGACGTTGCGGGACGGTCTGAAGCGTGTCTCAGCCGATGTACAGGGGGCGCTGCTGTGTCTCGATCCGGCTACCGGGGACGTTCTGGCGGCCGTCGGAGGCACCGACTTCGCCAGGAATCCTTATAACCGGGCATTTCACGCCCGGCGGCAGGCAGGCTCAGCAATAAAGCCCTTCATCTATGCCGCTGCTCTCGAAAAGGGGATCACTGCCGGCAGCATCTGGAACGATACCCCTGTCAGCTACAGCCGGGGGAACAGCCAGTCGTGGAAGCCCCTGAACTACGGGCGGGAGCTCTACGGCGACCTTCCTCTCAGGCAGGCTCTGGCCTACTCTAACAACGTGATCGCGGTGAAACTGCTGGAGGCGGTAGGGGTGCAGGATTTCTCCGATCTGGCTGAAAGAGTCGGTCTCTCCCCTCGCGCTCCTTACGATCTTTCGCTTGCCCTCGGAACCCAGGACGTCACCCTCAGCGACCTCGTTTCCGCCTATTCCCCGCTTGCCAATGGCGGCATCAGGACCGAAGGAAGAAGCATCATCCGCATATACGATACCCACCGGAAGACCTGGACGGAAAATCCTGCCTCCAAAACACCTGCCCTTTCCCCGGCGGCGGCCTACGTAACCACCCGTATGCTGGAGGATGTGATGATCCACGGCACTGCCAAGAGCCTCAAGAACTTCAACCGGGAGCGCCCCTCCGCAGGCAAGACTGGTACAACCGACGATTACCGCGACGCCTGGTTCATCGGTTACACCCCGCAGGTCGTCACGGGGGTCTGGGTCGGCTACGACAAACCAAGGCCGGGAGGAAAGGGATTCACTGGGGGGGCAGTCGCCGCTCCGATCTGGGAGCGGTTCATGCGGGGCGCACTGGCCGGAAAACCCGCTGCCGACTTCACACGTCCTGAGGGGGTCGTTACCGCCACGATCGACCCGGCTACAGGCTATCTTGCTGCTCCCGAGTGTTCGGAAAAAAGGGATGAATTCTTCCTGACGGGTACGGAGCCGACAGGTTACTGCCCGAAGCATGGCGGCGAAATCCCGGCCCAGTCTCCCGCCGCTCCTCTCCTCGAACCGGATACAAGCCCGGAGTTGGAGGGGACGATGCCGCTTCGCAGGACAAATCAGCCCCAGAAACTTCAACAGGAACAGCATCCTCACCGCCTGTCGCCTGCGCCGGGCAAGCAGGACTCCAGCCTCTGA
- a CDS encoding NAD(P)/FAD-dependent oxidoreductase yields MSARPAGNAVVVGSGPNGLAAAITLAHAGMPVTVLEGAPGIGGGTRTEELTLPGFLHDVCSAVHPLAVASPFLATLPLHLHGLEWVYPEVQLAHPLDGGTAAILCRDIDETAAGLGADGAMYRRLMDPLSRQWDHLAPDLLAPLHFPRYPLQFALFGMKAVLPAMLFARLAFRAKPARALFTGMAAHSFLPLNQLLTAAFGLLLGSLGHTAGWPVAKGGSRAVTGAMASYLRSLGGTIVTDARITSVRELPPAQVVMLDVTARQLAELAGTLLPPRYRRRLQRYRYGPGVFKVDWALNGPIPWTAEGCRKAGTVHLGGTAEEVARGEQEVWRGVHPERPFVLLVQPSLLDSTRAPAGLHVGWAYCHVPNGSTFDMADRVEAQVERFAPGFRRLIIARHTRNCAGYERYDPNFIGGDINGGVQDLRQFLARPTLLSPYRTPLKGVYLCSSGTPPGGGVHGMCGYHAATAALQDQGYLEP; encoded by the coding sequence ATGTCGGCTCGTCCCGCTGGAAATGCAGTTGTTGTCGGTTCCGGACCCAACGGGCTTGCCGCTGCAATCACGCTGGCGCACGCCGGAATGCCGGTAACCGTTTTGGAGGGGGCTCCCGGCATCGGCGGGGGGACCCGGACTGAGGAGCTGACGCTTCCGGGGTTCCTGCACGATGTCTGTTCCGCTGTTCATCCCCTAGCGGTGGCATCCCCCTTTCTTGCCACGCTTCCCCTTCACCTGCATGGGCTGGAGTGGGTCTATCCCGAGGTACAGCTTGCACATCCGCTGGACGGCGGGACGGCGGCTATTCTCTGCAGAGATATTGACGAGACTGCTGCAGGCCTGGGTGCAGATGGTGCGATGTACCGTCGCCTTATGGACCCTCTGTCCCGGCAGTGGGATCACCTCGCTCCGGATCTCCTTGCTCCGCTCCATTTCCCACGCTATCCGTTGCAGTTCGCTCTCTTCGGGATGAAAGCGGTGCTCCCCGCAATGCTATTCGCCCGCCTCGCGTTCCGGGCTAAGCCGGCGCGCGCACTTTTCACCGGGATGGCGGCGCATTCATTCCTTCCGCTCAACCAGCTCCTTACCGCTGCATTTGGACTGCTACTCGGTTCTCTGGGGCACACCGCGGGGTGGCCTGTTGCAAAGGGGGGATCACGGGCGGTCACCGGGGCGATGGCTTCATATTTGCGGAGCCTGGGCGGCACCATTGTCACGGATGCGCGAATTACATCAGTCAGGGAGCTGCCGCCTGCGCAGGTCGTCATGCTCGACGTAACGGCCAGGCAACTGGCAGAGCTTGCCGGGACTCTCCTTCCGCCACGCTACCGGCGCAGGCTGCAGCGGTACAGGTACGGCCCGGGAGTCTTCAAGGTCGATTGGGCGCTGAACGGCCCTATTCCCTGGACGGCGGAGGGGTGCCGGAAGGCGGGGACGGTTCACCTGGGTGGGACGGCGGAAGAGGTGGCGAGAGGTGAACAGGAAGTCTGGCGGGGAGTGCATCCGGAACGACCCTTCGTGCTCCTTGTGCAGCCCTCTCTTCTGGATTCTACCCGAGCGCCGGCGGGGCTGCACGTCGGATGGGCATACTGTCATGTTCCAAACGGTTCAACGTTCGACATGGCGGATCGGGTAGAAGCCCAGGTGGAGCGGTTTGCTCCGGGATTCCGCAGGCTGATAATCGCCAGGCACACGAGGAACTGCGCCGGGTACGAGCGGTATGACCCCAATTTCATAGGTGGAGACATAAACGGCGGCGTTCAGGACCTCCGCCAGTTCCTGGCGAGGCCGACACTCCTCTCCCCTTACAGGACACCGTTGAAGGGTGTTTATCTCTGCTCTTCCGGCACCCCTCCGGGTGGGGGTGTCCATGGGATGTGCGGGTACCATGCAGCAACTGCGGCGCTGCAGGATCAGGGGTACCTGGAACCGTAG
- a CDS encoding cytochrome-c peroxidase: protein MKKFRTLLLSAAASASMVLAASAAPLTPVEELGKKLFFDQGLSNPPGQSCASCHDPSVGWTGPDSAVNSAGAVEQGAIPTRFGNRKPPASAYAGYNPVLAWHGGMGGGGMGGGGMGGGGMGGMVPGFVG, encoded by the coding sequence ATGAAAAAATTCCGTACCTTGCTGCTCTCGGCAGCCGCTTCGGCCAGTATGGTCCTGGCCGCATCGGCCGCCCCACTCACCCCAGTTGAAGAGCTGGGGAAAAAGCTCTTTTTCGATCAGGGGCTTTCGAATCCGCCAGGTCAATCGTGCGCCTCGTGCCATGACCCGTCTGTAGGGTGGACAGGCCCTGATTCGGCAGTAAACTCAGCCGGCGCAGTCGAGCAGGGGGCAATCCCTACACGGTTCGGAAACAGGAAACCCCCCGCGTCTGCCTACGCCGGCTACAACCCCGTCCTTGCCTGGCACGGCGGCATGGGTGGCGGCGGCATGGGTGGCGGCGGCATGGGTGGCGGCGGCATGGGTGGAATGGTTCCCGGGTTCGTCGGCG
- a CDS encoding cytochrome-c peroxidase — TRFGNRKPPASAYAGYNPVLAWHGGMGGMVPGFVGGLFWDGRATGWTLGDPLAEQAMGPFLNPLEMNNPNERLVCNKVQGSEYAGLFIGVWGNGSLNCAKDPKGVYRRIAESIAAYERSTEVNPFSSKFDRFWDAAKSVRPPVTMINMMNKNRFRNLGLDDMELMGLAVFNSKGNCSRCHLLQPMHGSPYPLFTDFRYHNLGIPKNPQNPFYDMPRKWNPDGDAWVDPGLAGFLAKVPQYADKAEESLGKHRTPSLRNVDKRPEEGFVKAYAHNGYFKSLMHIIHFYNVRDVDQDCSISTSMGMPCVDPPEVPQNVNTQDLGNLQLTQQEGMALLRFLKTLSDE, encoded by the coding sequence CTACACGGTTCGGAAACAGGAAACCCCCCGCGTCTGCCTACGCCGGCTACAACCCCGTCCTTGCCTGGCACGGCGGCATGGGTGGAATGGTTCCCGGGTTCGTCGGCGGCCTTTTCTGGGATGGAAGGGCCACCGGATGGACACTGGGCGACCCCTTGGCGGAACAGGCGATGGGCCCATTCCTCAACCCCCTGGAAATGAACAACCCGAACGAGCGTCTCGTATGCAATAAAGTTCAGGGATCTGAGTACGCAGGCCTCTTCATCGGAGTCTGGGGTAACGGTTCGCTCAACTGCGCCAAAGACCCGAAAGGGGTATACAGGCGCATAGCGGAGTCGATTGCAGCTTACGAGAGGTCCACCGAGGTCAACCCCTTCAGCTCCAAGTTCGACCGGTTCTGGGACGCTGCTAAATCGGTGCGCCCGCCTGTGACGATGATCAACATGATGAACAAAAACAGGTTCAGGAACCTTGGCCTGGACGACATGGAACTGATGGGGCTTGCGGTATTCAACAGCAAAGGGAACTGCTCCAGGTGCCACCTGCTGCAACCGATGCATGGCAGCCCCTATCCACTTTTCACCGACTTCAGATACCACAACCTTGGAATCCCCAAGAACCCGCAGAACCCCTTCTACGACATGCCCAGGAAATGGAATCCCGACGGCGATGCGTGGGTGGATCCGGGTCTTGCGGGTTTCCTCGCAAAAGTGCCCCAGTATGCGGACAAGGCGGAAGAAAGTCTCGGAAAGCATCGAACGCCATCACTCAGAAACGTGGACAAGCGGCCGGAGGAGGGTTTTGTCAAAGCCTATGCACATAACGGATACTTCAAGAGCCTGATGCATATCATCCACTTCTACAACGTGCGTGACGTCGATCAGGACTGCAGCATCAGCACCAGCATGGGAATGCCCTGTGTCGATCCTCCCGAGGTGCCTCAGAACGTCAACACACAGGACCTCGGGAACCTGCAGCTGACCCAGCAGGAGGGAATGGCCCTGCTGCGCTTCCTGAAGACACTCTCCGACGAATGA